The uncultured Desulfovibrio sp. genome window below encodes:
- a CDS encoding aminotransferase, giving the protein MADFNAADLISTDKKYVWHHLTQHKVYENSDPVIFVEGKGNRVTDVYGKEYLDAVSGGVWTVNVGYGREKIVKAVADQLQKLCYFANAYGNIPTIQFSKKLIEKMPGMSRVYLSNSGSEANEKAFKIVRQISALKHGGKKSKILYRERDYHGTTITTLSACGQFERRNQFGPFTPGFVSFPDCCAYRSPYSDNTDLGKKFALEMEKVIQKEDPDTVGGVILEPITAGGGVIVPPDGYFETIQEICKKYGILLIIDEVVCGLGRTGKWFGYQHFGVKPDIVTMAKGVASGYAPISCTVTTEEVFQDFIADPSDRDAYFRDISTFGGCTSGPAAALANMEIIEEENLLDNVVKQGEHLMEGLEGLKSKYAIVGDVRGKGLFAGLELVKDRATKEPVDEAVAGKVVAECFKQGVIIGKTSRSFREFNNTLCLSPALISTRDDIDAIVAALDKALAVVSA; this is encoded by the coding sequence ATGGCTGATTTCAATGCTGCCGATCTGATTTCCACTGACAAGAAGTATGTGTGGCACCACCTGACCCAGCACAAGGTGTACGAAAATTCCGATCCCGTCATCTTCGTCGAAGGCAAGGGCAACCGCGTCACGGACGTGTACGGGAAGGAATACCTTGATGCCGTGTCCGGCGGCGTGTGGACGGTCAACGTGGGCTACGGCCGCGAAAAGATCGTCAAGGCTGTGGCGGATCAGCTGCAGAAGCTCTGCTACTTTGCCAATGCCTACGGCAACATCCCGACCATCCAGTTCTCCAAGAAGCTCATCGAAAAGATGCCCGGCATGAGCCGAGTGTATCTCTCCAACTCCGGTTCCGAAGCCAACGAAAAGGCCTTCAAGATCGTGCGTCAGATCTCCGCCCTGAAGCACGGCGGCAAAAAGAGCAAGATTCTGTACCGCGAGCGTGACTACCACGGCACCACCATCACCACGCTGAGCGCCTGCGGCCAGTTTGAGCGCCGCAATCAGTTCGGCCCCTTCACGCCCGGCTTTGTGTCCTTCCCCGACTGCTGCGCCTATCGCTCGCCCTACAGCGACAATACCGATCTGGGCAAGAAGTTCGCCCTGGAAATGGAAAAGGTCATCCAGAAGGAAGACCCCGATACCGTGGGCGGCGTCATTCTTGAACCCATTACCGCCGGCGGCGGCGTCATCGTGCCCCCGGACGGCTACTTTGAAACCATTCAGGAAATCTGCAAGAAGTACGGCATCCTGCTCATCATTGACGAAGTGGTCTGCGGCCTTGGCCGTACCGGCAAGTGGTTCGGCTACCAGCACTTCGGCGTGAAGCCCGACATCGTCACCATGGCCAAGGGCGTTGCCTCCGGCTATGCCCCCATCAGCTGCACCGTGACCACCGAAGAAGTCTTCCAGGACTTCATCGCCGATCCCAGCGACCGTGACGCCTACTTCCGCGACATTTCCACCTTCGGCGGCTGCACCTCCGGTCCGGCCGCGGCCCTGGCCAACATGGAAATCATCGAGGAAGAAAACCTGCTCGACAACGTGGTGAAGCAGGGCGAACACCTCATGGAAGGGCTGGAAGGCCTGAAGAGCAAGTACGCCATCGTGGGCGACGTGCGCGGCAAGGGTCTCTTCGCCGGTCTGGAACTGGTGAAGGACCGCGCCACCAAGGAACCCGTGGACGAAGCCGTGGCCGGCAAGGTGGTGGCCGAATGCTTCAAGCAGGGCGTCATCATCGGCAAGACCTCCCGCAGCTTCCGCGAATTCAACAATACCCTCTGCCTCAGCCCGGCCCTGATCTCCACCAGGGACGACATCGACGCCATTGTGGCCGCGCTGGACAAGGCTCTGGCTGTGGTCAGCGCCTAA
- the hydG gene encoding [FeFe] hydrogenase H-cluster radical SAM maturase HydG, whose product MSQFTPPAWLDIRAIEEALACAVAPDAARLRAILDKSLAMQSLSLAEIATLMRVTDPDALSMLMQAADAVKQRVYGDRIVLSAPLHLTNHCGSECVYCANRRGNTMVQRCYMTSVDIRDAARKLVRQGHKRVFLVTGQLPNADIEYLAEAISILYTVYDESDGEIRRVNVNVGPLSAADYAELRAVDVGSVLLYQDTYHPEQYAAMHRSGPKADYNRRINGPDVALSAGMGDVGLGLLLGLAPWQFDVLALSLHAAHLVRVYGTGGHTVSMHRLRPAPGGLEQAPFPVSDQDFLRCVAITRLAIPYTGIILSTREPSGLWRDGCSVGCSQLLTGSVANPYADWSPLPGPGGVPFPIGENCHVDDVVSFLLEEARHLPSFCTACPRLGRSGVEFLSMVRESGMKGQCGPNSMASFLEFLLNYATPVTRRLGEALIAEKLAAMPEPDKGAAERLLQKVRAGRVDEFI is encoded by the coding sequence ATGTCACAGTTCACTCCTCCCGCGTGGCTGGATATCCGCGCCATTGAGGAGGCCCTCGCCTGCGCCGTGGCGCCTGATGCCGCCCGCCTGCGGGCCATTCTTGACAAGTCCCTGGCCATGCAGTCCCTGAGTCTGGCCGAGATTGCCACGCTCATGCGCGTTACGGATCCCGATGCCCTCAGCATGCTCATGCAGGCGGCCGATGCCGTGAAGCAGCGCGTCTACGGGGACCGCATCGTGCTTTCCGCGCCCCTGCATCTCACCAATCACTGCGGCAGCGAATGTGTCTACTGTGCCAACCGGCGGGGCAATACCATGGTGCAGCGCTGCTACATGACCTCCGTGGACATCCGCGATGCGGCGCGCAAGCTCGTCCGGCAGGGGCACAAGCGCGTCTTTCTGGTGACAGGGCAGCTGCCCAATGCCGATATCGAATATCTGGCCGAGGCCATCAGCATCCTGTATACGGTATATGATGAGTCGGACGGCGAGATCCGCCGGGTCAACGTCAATGTGGGGCCGCTCTCTGCCGCGGACTATGCCGAGCTGCGTGCCGTGGATGTGGGGTCCGTGCTGCTCTATCAGGATACCTACCATCCGGAGCAGTATGCCGCCATGCACCGTTCCGGCCCCAAGGCCGATTACAACCGGCGCATCAACGGGCCGGATGTGGCCCTGTCCGCCGGCATGGGGGATGTGGGGCTGGGCCTGCTGCTGGGGCTGGCGCCCTGGCAGTTTGACGTGCTGGCCCTGTCACTGCATGCGGCCCACCTGGTGCGCGTCTACGGCACGGGCGGGCATACGGTGAGCATGCACCGCCTGCGTCCCGCCCCCGGCGGTCTGGAACAGGCCCCCTTCCCGGTGAGTGACCAGGACTTTCTGCGCTGCGTGGCCATTACCCGGCTGGCCATTCCCTATACGGGCATCATTCTCAGCACGCGCGAGCCGTCCGGCCTGTGGCGTGACGGGTGCAGCGTGGGCTGTTCGCAGCTGCTGACGGGCAGTGTGGCCAATCCCTACGCGGACTGGAGTCCCCTGCCCGGCCCGGGTGGGGTGCCTTTCCCCATCGGGGAGAACTGCCACGTGGATGACGTGGTCAGCTTTCTGCTGGAAGAGGCCAGGCATTTGCCGTCGTTCTGCACGGCCTGTCCGCGCCTGGGGCGCAGCGGGGTGGAGTTCCTTTCCATGGTGCGCGAAAGCGGCATGAAGGGGCAGTGCGGTCCCAATTCCATGGCGTCCTTCTTGGAATTTCTGCTCAACTATGCCACGCCGGTCACGCGCCGGCTGGGTGAGGCCCTCATTGCCGAAAAGCTGGCCGCCATGCCCGAGCCGGACAAGGGCGCTGCCGAGCGCCTGTTGCAGAAGGTGCGGGCCGGCCGGGTGGACGAGTTCATCTAG
- a CDS encoding iron-containing alcohol dehydrogenase — MSTDMKSMHMGQITSFFIPNVTLVGENCCTEIPKRLKNIGGKRPLIVTDKGIVNCGILKHITDILDKARMKYVVYDGTVPNPTDANVAEATALYKENKCDSLITLGGGSSHDCGKGVGFVVSNGGTIHDYEGVDKSSKPFPPYVAVNTTAGTASEMTRFCIITDLSRRVKMAIVDWRCTPSVAIDDPVLMMNMPSSLTAATGMDALTHAIEAYVSTAATPMTDACAEKAMEYINRYLRRSVACGAKDKEAREGMCYAQYLAGMAFNNASLGHVHAMAHQLGGFYDLPHGECNAILLPHVCNYNLIAARRRFGRIAKLLGERVDNLSAHEASERAIVAINILSKDVSIPTGLVALGKKYGKEVREEDIPTMTANAQKDACGLTNPRIMTDAAVAAIYKAAM; from the coding sequence ATGAGCACGGATATGAAGAGCATGCACATGGGTCAGATCACCTCATTCTTCATCCCCAACGTAACGCTGGTGGGTGAAAACTGCTGCACCGAAATCCCCAAGCGCCTCAAGAATATCGGCGGCAAGCGTCCGCTCATCGTGACCGACAAGGGCATTGTCAACTGCGGCATCCTGAAACACATCACGGACATTCTGGACAAGGCCCGTATGAAGTACGTCGTGTATGACGGTACGGTGCCCAATCCCACGGACGCCAATGTGGCGGAAGCCACGGCGCTGTACAAGGAAAACAAGTGCGACAGCCTCATTACCCTGGGTGGCGGCAGCTCGCATGACTGCGGCAAGGGCGTGGGCTTTGTGGTCAGCAACGGCGGCACCATCCACGACTACGAAGGCGTGGACAAGTCCTCCAAGCCCTTCCCGCCCTATGTGGCTGTGAACACCACGGCCGGTACGGCCTCGGAAATGACCCGTTTCTGCATCATCACCGACCTGTCCCGCAGGGTGAAGATGGCCATTGTGGACTGGCGCTGCACCCCCAGCGTGGCCATTGACGACCCGGTGCTCATGATGAACATGCCGTCTTCCCTCACGGCGGCCACCGGCATGGATGCCCTGACCCACGCCATCGAAGCCTATGTGTCCACCGCTGCCACGCCCATGACCGACGCCTGCGCTGAAAAGGCCATGGAATACATCAACCGTTACCTGCGCCGTTCCGTGGCCTGTGGCGCCAAGGACAAGGAAGCCCGCGAAGGCATGTGCTATGCCCAGTATCTCGCCGGTATGGCCTTCAACAATGCCAGCCTCGGCCATGTGCATGCCATGGCGCATCAGCTGGGCGGTTTCTATGACCTGCCGCACGGCGAATGCAATGCCATTCTGCTGCCCCATGTGTGCAATTACAACCTGATTGCTGCCCGCCGCCGCTTCGGCCGTATTGCCAAGCTCCTGGGCGAACGCGTGGACAACCTGAGCGCCCATGAAGCCTCGGAACGCGCCATCGTCGCCATCAACATCCTGTCCAAGGATGTGAGCATCCCCACCGGCCTTGTTGCCCTGGGCAAGAAGTACGGCAAGGAAGTGCGTGAAGAAGACATTCCCACCATGACGGCCAACGCCCAGAAGGACGCCTGCGGTCTGACCAACCCCCGCATCATGACGGATGCCGCTGTGGCCGCCATTTACAAGGCTGCCATGTAG
- the yedF gene encoding sulfurtransferase-like selenium metabolism protein YedF, protein MKELDCRGLACPQPVLRCRDAVDAGASCLQIIVDNDPACENVRRYLQNQNFSCDAVRKGPLWIISATREAHDQHPVAAPHHHPDVTEGRTLVLITTPTLGRGDDTLGTRLMTTFLQTLPEMTRLWRVVLLNGGVKLAATPGDPLDALKKLSENGVDILVCGTCLAHYGLTEAKAVGETSNMLDIVTSLDVADKVVRP, encoded by the coding sequence ATGAAAGAACTTGACTGCCGTGGCCTCGCCTGTCCGCAGCCTGTGCTGCGCTGCCGTGATGCCGTGGACGCCGGCGCCAGCTGCCTGCAAATTATTGTGGACAATGATCCGGCCTGCGAAAATGTGCGCCGCTACCTGCAAAATCAGAACTTTTCCTGCGACGCCGTGCGCAAGGGACCGCTCTGGATCATCAGCGCCACGCGGGAAGCGCACGACCAGCACCCCGTCGCCGCTCCCCACCACCATCCTGACGTAACAGAAGGCCGCACCCTGGTGCTCATCACCACGCCCACCCTGGGACGCGGAGACGATACCCTGGGCACGCGCCTCATGACCACCTTTCTCCAGACCCTGCCGGAAATGACCCGGCTCTGGCGCGTTGTGCTGCTCAATGGCGGGGTGAAGCTGGCAGCCACCCCCGGCGACCCCCTGGATGCCCTGAAGAAGCTCAGCGAAAACGGGGTGGACATTCTGGTCTGCGGCACCTGCCTGGCCCACTACGGCCTGACCGAGGCCAAGGCCGTGGGCGAAACCTCCAACATGCTGGATATTGTGACCAGCCTGGATGTGGCCGACAAGGTTGTGCGCCCCTGA
- the dapA gene encoding 4-hydroxy-tetrahydrodipicolinate synthase, with amino-acid sequence MQFSGALTALVTPFRNGAVDERAYRDFIEWQIAEGVHGLVPCGTTGESATLTHEEHERVIEICIDQAAGRVPVLAGAGSNNTAEAIRLARFAKQAGADGALLITPYYNKPTQEGLYRHFRAIAEAVDLPLVPYNVPGRTGCNMLPATLGRLVHDCPTIVGIKDATGDLHQGSQTIAACPPTFSVLSGDDFTALPLMSIGGKGVISVTANILPGAMARLCNAFSEGRLDEAARLHHRLYPLHQAMFLESNPIPVKTALALMGRMSDEMRLPLCPLSADHLEALKAALHAQDLI; translated from the coding sequence ATGCAGTTTTCGGGTGCCCTGACCGCTCTGGTGACCCCGTTCAGGAACGGCGCGGTGGACGAGCGCGCCTATCGTGACTTCATCGAATGGCAGATTGCCGAAGGTGTCCACGGCCTTGTGCCCTGCGGGACCACCGGCGAATCCGCCACGCTGACCCACGAGGAGCACGAACGCGTCATTGAAATATGCATTGACCAGGCTGCGGGGCGCGTGCCCGTTCTGGCCGGAGCCGGCTCCAACAATACTGCCGAGGCCATCCGTCTGGCCCGCTTCGCCAAGCAGGCCGGCGCCGATGGCGCCCTGCTCATCACGCCCTATTACAACAAACCCACGCAGGAGGGCCTCTACCGGCATTTCCGGGCCATTGCCGAGGCCGTGGATCTGCCCCTGGTCCCCTACAACGTGCCCGGACGCACGGGCTGCAATATGCTGCCCGCCACCCTGGGGCGCCTGGTGCATGACTGCCCCACCATTGTGGGCATCAAGGACGCCACGGGGGACCTGCACCAGGGCAGCCAGACCATCGCGGCCTGCCCGCCCACCTTCAGCGTGCTGTCCGGTGACGATTTCACGGCCCTGCCCCTCATGAGCATTGGCGGCAAGGGAGTCATTTCCGTTACAGCCAATATTCTGCCCGGCGCCATGGCCCGCCTGTGCAATGCCTTCAGCGAAGGCCGGCTGGACGAGGCCGCCCGGCTGCACCACAGGCTCTACCCCCTGCATCAGGCCATGTTCCTGGAAAGCAACCCCATTCCCGTCAAGACCGCCCTGGCCCTCATGGGCAGAATGAGCGACGAAATGCGCCTGCCGCTCTGCCCCCTGTCGGCAGACCATCTGGAAGCGCTCAAAGCGGCGCTCCATGCCCAGGACCTGATCTGA
- a CDS encoding HU family DNA-binding protein, producing MNKSELIKALAEESSLPLEDASLVVNTFVDAMKDALIEGDRIEIRGFGSFKVKEYDGYAGRNPKTGESVSVIPKRLPFFRAGKELKEFINQ from the coding sequence ATGAACAAGAGCGAACTTATCAAGGCTCTGGCAGAGGAAAGCAGTCTGCCACTTGAAGATGCGTCCCTGGTGGTCAACACCTTTGTGGACGCCATGAAGGACGCGCTCATCGAAGGAGATCGCATCGAAATCCGAGGTTTCGGCAGTTTCAAGGTCAAGGAATACGACGGCTATGCCGGACGCAACCCCAAAACCGGCGAAAGTGTTTCCGTCATCCCCAAGCGCCTTCCGTTCTTTCGCGCCGGCAAGGAACTGAAGGAATTCATCAATCAGTAG